A stretch of Synechococcus sp. MIT S9220 DNA encodes these proteins:
- the dusA gene encoding tRNA dihydrouridine(20/20a) synthase DusA codes for MDSLTRTDREPCWRFSIAPMLDCTDRHFRQLMRQISCHALLYSEMVVAQALHYTKRRERLLDFDVEEHPIALQVGGDQPSLLAEAARMAADWGYDEINLNVGCPSPRVQAGNFGACLMAEPERVARCVEAMVTASALPVTVKHRVGIDDLDSDTLLTAFVDQVAAAGATRFSVHARKAWLDGLDPKQNRTIPPLQHERVIALKQRRPELMIELNGGLDTPEQCLSALNHCDGAMVGRAAYAHPLRWAAMDALIYGDAPRTVKASDVITGLMPHAERHLQRGGRLWDLCRHLVQLVEGVPGARHWRRDLGEQAQRAGADLSVLEHSARQLTDAGL; via the coding sequence ATGGATTCCCTCACCAGAACCGATCGGGAACCTTGCTGGCGCTTCAGCATCGCTCCAATGCTGGACTGCACAGACCGGCATTTCCGCCAGCTGATGCGCCAAATCAGCTGTCATGCATTGCTGTATAGCGAAATGGTGGTGGCCCAGGCACTTCACTACACCAAGCGAAGGGAACGCCTACTCGACTTCGATGTAGAGGAGCATCCGATCGCACTGCAAGTTGGCGGCGATCAGCCATCACTGCTCGCCGAGGCCGCTCGCATGGCAGCGGACTGGGGCTATGACGAAATCAACCTCAATGTGGGCTGCCCAAGCCCTCGAGTTCAGGCCGGCAATTTTGGAGCCTGCCTAATGGCAGAACCCGAACGCGTCGCCCGCTGCGTAGAAGCGATGGTGACCGCCAGTGCCCTGCCGGTGACGGTGAAACACCGGGTTGGTATTGATGATCTGGATAGCGACACCCTGCTCACTGCTTTCGTGGATCAAGTGGCCGCGGCCGGTGCCACCCGCTTCAGCGTGCATGCGCGCAAAGCCTGGCTGGATGGCCTCGATCCCAAACAGAACCGCACGATCCCTCCGTTACAGCACGAGCGAGTGATCGCGCTCAAGCAACGAAGGCCCGAGCTCATGATCGAGCTCAACGGCGGACTCGATACCCCAGAGCAGTGCCTGTCTGCTCTGAATCACTGCGATGGCGCAATGGTTGGCCGGGCCGCCTATGCCCATCCTCTGCGCTGGGCAGCGATGGATGCCCTGATCTATGGCGATGCTCCACGGACCGTGAAAGCCTCGGACGTGATCACAGGCCTGATGCCCCATGCCGAACGCCACCTGCAACGGGGTGGCCGTCTTTGGGATCTCTGCCGCCACCTGGTGCAGCTCGTGGAAGGGGTTCCGGGTGCCCGCCACTGGCGACGC
- the msrB gene encoding peptide-methionine (R)-S-oxide reductase MsrB has protein sequence MPSSFEKWLLSRRSMLFAAISGLVGVFRAPKQVAAASDASDSKWDLSDQEWKKRLSSDSYQVLRREGTEPPFTSELNSEKRSGIYHCAGCDLSLFSSQAKFDSGTGWPSFWQPLPGAIDTKVDFKLIVPRTEYHCSRCGGHQGHVFNDGPRPTGKRYCNNGVALRFQAA, from the coding sequence ATGCCCTCCAGCTTCGAAAAGTGGCTATTGAGCAGGCGCTCCATGCTGTTCGCCGCGATTTCAGGGCTGGTTGGTGTTTTCCGGGCTCCGAAGCAGGTTGCCGCTGCCTCCGATGCATCGGATTCCAAGTGGGATCTCTCCGATCAGGAATGGAAGAAACGTTTGTCGTCGGATTCGTATCAGGTGCTTCGCAGGGAAGGCACCGAGCCCCCGTTCACCAGTGAGCTCAATAGTGAGAAGAGATCAGGTATTTATCACTGTGCGGGTTGCGATCTGTCGTTGTTCTCATCGCAGGCCAAGTTCGACAGTGGCACGGGTTGGCCAAGCTTCTGGCAGCCCCTGCCAGGTGCCATCGACACGAAAGTAGATTTCAAGTTGATTGTTCCGCGCACGGAATACCACTGCAGCCGCTGTGGCGGCCACCAGGGTCATGTGTTCAATGACGGTCCCAGGCCCACCGGCAAGCGCTACTGCAACAACGGAGTCGCTCTGCGCTTCCAGGCCGCTTGA
- a CDS encoding NAD(P)/FAD-dependent oxidoreductase, with the protein MTVPGPPASATATTESLCASRPLDLIVIGGGPAGYMAAITAAEKGLREVVVLEATPEPLQKVRISGGGRCNVTHACWDPVELSSHYPRGSRPLRGPFSRFACGDAIAWFDDHGLTLVEEQDGRMFPQQNRSEAVIHCLQNAATRVGVQLRTKVMVQRVEVQRDGGFVVDGRGLDQPLKARNVMLATGGHPSGRTLAESLGHHVVPPVPSLFSLSLQSKALAACSGIAIDEVSLDLKLGDQRFRQTGRVLITHRGLSGPATLRLSAFAARALHDSHYKGELKVDWSGGLGRQGVEQRLRQWRVDMARRTLISAKPFEHLPRRLWQAFLSAVAVDGERRWADLPLKVERQLVDILCAQRLLIQGRGPFGEEFVTAGGVALGEVNLATMASRRCPGLYVAGELLDVDGVTGGFNFQACWSGGWLAGQAIAAAKSQLVTTESDQTP; encoded by the coding sequence ATGACGGTCCCAGGCCCACCGGCAAGCGCTACTGCAACAACGGAGTCGCTCTGCGCTTCCAGGCCGCTTGATCTGATTGTGATCGGTGGTGGTCCTGCTGGTTACATGGCAGCGATCACTGCGGCTGAGAAGGGTTTGCGCGAGGTTGTGGTTCTGGAGGCAACGCCGGAGCCACTTCAGAAGGTGCGCATCAGTGGTGGTGGCCGCTGCAATGTCACGCACGCCTGCTGGGACCCCGTCGAACTGTCCAGCCATTACCCCCGTGGCAGTCGACCGTTGCGGGGTCCGTTCAGTCGTTTCGCCTGTGGTGATGCGATCGCCTGGTTTGATGACCATGGCCTCACCCTTGTTGAGGAACAAGACGGACGCATGTTTCCGCAGCAGAACCGTTCCGAGGCGGTGATCCACTGCTTGCAGAACGCCGCGACTCGGGTGGGTGTGCAGCTGCGGACCAAGGTGATGGTGCAGCGGGTTGAGGTGCAGAGGGATGGTGGTTTTGTGGTTGATGGGCGTGGGCTTGATCAGCCATTGAAGGCTCGCAATGTGATGTTGGCCACCGGTGGTCATCCCAGTGGTCGAACGCTCGCGGAGTCCCTCGGTCATCACGTGGTGCCGCCTGTTCCTTCGTTGTTCAGCCTGTCGCTGCAGTCCAAAGCACTTGCCGCCTGCAGTGGCATTGCCATTGATGAGGTGAGCCTTGATCTGAAGCTCGGGGATCAGCGCTTCCGGCAAACCGGTCGGGTCCTGATCACCCATCGCGGACTCAGTGGTCCGGCAACGCTGCGACTCTCGGCTTTTGCCGCTCGGGCGCTTCACGACAGCCACTACAAGGGCGAACTGAAGGTGGACTGGAGTGGGGGCCTGGGCCGTCAGGGTGTTGAGCAGAGGCTGCGGCAGTGGCGGGTGGACATGGCACGTCGCACCTTGATTTCGGCCAAACCGTTTGAGCACTTGCCGCGTCGCTTGTGGCAGGCTTTTCTGTCTGCTGTTGCTGTGGATGGTGAGCGCCGTTGGGCGGATCTGCCGTTGAAGGTTGAACGCCAGCTGGTCGATATTCTCTGCGCTCAGCGCCTGCTGATTCAGGGCCGCGGCCCATTTGGTGAGGAGTTCGTCACTGCTGGTGGAGTGGCCCTCGGCGAGGTGAATCTGGCCACGATGGCAAGTCGTCGCTGTCCAGGGCTCTATGTCGCCGGTGAGCTGCTGGATGTGGATGGTGTCACCGGTGGATTCAACTTCCAGGCTTGCTGGAGTGGCGGCTGGCTGGCTGGCCAGGCCATCGCCGCCGCCAAATCCCAGCTGGTGACTACTGAATCTGATCAAACACCGTGA
- a CDS encoding type II secretion system F family protein — protein sequence MATFTATYTSATGQERTLTLKANDLATAKRQLRRRGIKATEWRASETGSGRNRKKETSAKADGTSGGSLLSIDLGEAFQKPPGVKEKAVWASKLAVLVDAGVPIVRSLDLMTTQQKLPMFKKALTAVGTEVNQGTAMGTAMRQWPKVFDQLTVAMVEAGEAGGVLDESLKRLAKLLEDNARLQNQIKGALGYPVAVLVIAILVFLGMTIFLIPTFAGIFEDLGAELPLFTQVMVDLSELLRSSAALLFAGGLLVAVWLFSRYYATDKGRRVVDRLMLKVPLFGDLIMKTATAQFCRIFSSLSRAGVPILMALEISSETAGNSIISDAILDSRALVQEGVLLSTALTRQKVLPDMALSMLSIGEETGEMDQMLSKVADFYEDEVSASVKALTSMLEPAMIVVVGGIVGSILLAMYLPMFTVFDQIQ from the coding sequence ATGGCCACATTCACTGCCACCTACACCTCCGCGACCGGTCAGGAGCGGACGCTGACGCTCAAAGCCAACGATTTGGCCACGGCCAAGCGTCAGTTGAGACGACGCGGCATCAAAGCCACCGAATGGCGTGCCAGTGAAACCGGTTCTGGACGGAACAGGAAAAAGGAAACCTCTGCCAAAGCCGATGGAACATCCGGCGGGAGCTTGCTCTCAATCGATCTGGGAGAAGCTTTCCAAAAACCTCCAGGCGTGAAGGAAAAAGCAGTCTGGGCCAGCAAGCTGGCGGTGCTGGTGGATGCAGGGGTGCCGATCGTGCGCAGCCTCGATCTGATGACCACTCAGCAGAAGCTGCCGATGTTCAAAAAAGCGCTCACTGCAGTGGGCACGGAAGTGAACCAGGGCACCGCGATGGGCACTGCGATGCGTCAGTGGCCCAAAGTGTTCGACCAGCTCACCGTGGCCATGGTGGAAGCCGGTGAAGCCGGCGGGGTGCTGGATGAATCACTGAAACGGCTGGCCAAGCTTCTGGAAGACAATGCCCGCCTGCAGAACCAGATCAAGGGTGCACTCGGTTACCCCGTGGCGGTGCTGGTGATCGCCATCCTGGTGTTCCTGGGGATGACCATCTTCCTGATTCCAACCTTCGCGGGGATCTTCGAAGATCTGGGCGCGGAATTACCACTGTTCACCCAGGTAATGGTGGACCTGAGCGAGCTTCTGCGCTCATCCGCAGCTCTGCTGTTTGCCGGTGGTCTTCTTGTGGCTGTATGGCTGTTCAGCCGTTATTACGCGACCGATAAGGGGCGGCGTGTGGTGGATCGCTTGATGCTCAAAGTGCCCCTGTTCGGAGACCTCATCATGAAAACGGCAACCGCCCAGTTCTGCAGGATCTTCAGCTCACTGAGTCGAGCAGGCGTCCCAATCCTGATGGCGCTAGAGATCTCCAGTGAAACGGCAGGCAATTCGATCATTTCCGACGCGATCCTCGACTCAAGAGCGCTGGTTCAGGAAGGGGTGCTGCTGAGCACAGCTCTGACACGGCAGAAAGTGTTGCCCGATATGGCCCTGAGCATGCTTTCGATCGGCGAAGAGACCGGAGAAATGGACCAGATGCTCAGCAAGGTGGCCGACTTCTATGAAGACGAGGTATCCGCGTCAGTCAAAGCACTCACCTCAATGCTGGAGCCGGCGATGATCGTGGTGGTGGGTGGCATCGTTGGTTCGATCCTGCTGGCGATGTATCTGCCGATGTTCACGGTGTTTGATCAGATTCAGTAG